From Haloarcula hispanica ATCC 33960, the proteins below share one genomic window:
- a CDS encoding YgaP family membrane protein — translation MDSDQNVGGRDRLIRAVLAVVLTIVSLRWLRSGKRKRGLLAGIGALGLGFNASTGYCGFNDTLDIDTSADDDDVFAPDADDEPAADESTDVSVDFTSSGDTEASNGHASGKLTCAVCEDPIVPGERRGPNDDGAIVHESCE, via the coding sequence ATGGACTCCGACCAAAACGTCGGCGGTCGCGACCGCCTGATCCGAGCGGTGCTGGCAGTCGTTCTGACAATCGTCTCCCTGCGCTGGCTTCGCAGCGGGAAGCGCAAGCGCGGCCTGCTCGCCGGAATCGGCGCGCTCGGCCTGGGATTCAACGCCTCGACAGGCTACTGTGGGTTCAACGATACGCTCGACATCGACACGTCGGCCGATGACGACGACGTGTTTGCCCCGGATGCGGACGACGAGCCGGCAGCCGACGAGTCGACGGACGTGAGCGTGGACTTCACCTCCTCCGGCGATACCGAGGCCTCGAACGGCCACGCCAGCGGTAAGCTGACCTGCGCCGTCTGCGAGGACCCTATTGTTCCCGGGGAGCGCCGTGGGCCGAACGATGACGGCGCTATCGTGCACGAAAGCTGCGAGTAA
- a CDS encoding HFX_2341 family transcriptional regulator has translation MQTHIVPVGFDYDRLIAPLVREQLDVDRVILLEGAVGSEANVEYSRNLAEKLEKDYQNLLGAETERFVVADVYDYDEAFEQAFELINAELDAGSEVWVNVSAMPRTVSFAFATAAHSIMVEREGDRDRIHTYYTVPEKYLETELAEELRKQIDMLEDMRTGEEVDERIDDRLETARDLLSEFDERGTTIGAKEIDGSHIVELPVASFSNVKPFEEVILFTLGEHGEFESVSELAQQLARDLGEEYTDSFRSKVIYNVDRLGPGGKGYIEQEEHGKSYRTTLSRIGQLWVRAHSAEDRKHRESDLP, from the coding sequence ATGCAGACCCACATCGTCCCGGTCGGATTCGACTACGACCGGCTCATCGCGCCGCTCGTGCGCGAGCAACTCGACGTTGACCGCGTCATCCTGCTCGAGGGCGCGGTCGGCAGCGAGGCCAACGTCGAGTACTCGCGAAACCTCGCCGAGAAGTTAGAGAAGGACTACCAGAACCTGCTCGGAGCGGAAACCGAGCGGTTCGTCGTCGCCGACGTGTACGACTACGACGAGGCCTTCGAGCAGGCCTTCGAGCTCATCAACGCCGAACTCGACGCGGGCAGCGAGGTGTGGGTCAACGTCTCCGCGATGCCTCGGACTGTCTCGTTTGCCTTTGCGACCGCAGCCCACTCGATCATGGTCGAGCGCGAGGGCGACCGGGACCGCATCCACACCTACTACACGGTCCCCGAGAAGTATCTGGAGACGGAACTCGCCGAGGAACTGCGCAAGCAGATCGACATGCTAGAGGACATGCGCACGGGCGAAGAAGTCGACGAGCGAATTGACGACCGACTCGAAACCGCGCGGGACCTGCTATCGGAGTTCGACGAGCGGGGGACAACCATCGGCGCGAAGGAGATCGACGGCTCCCACATCGTCGAACTGCCGGTCGCCTCCTTCTCGAACGTCAAGCCCTTCGAGGAGGTCATCCTCTTCACGCTGGGCGAACACGGCGAGTTCGAGTCCGTCTCCGAACTGGCCCAGCAGTTGGCCCGGGATCTGGGTGAGGAGTACACCGACTCCTTCCGCTCGAAGGTCATCTACAACGTCGACCGGCTCGGCCCCGGCGGAAAGGGGTACATCGAGCAGGAGGAACACGGGAAATCCTACCGGACGACGCTCTCCCGCATCGGGCAACTGTGGGTCCGGGCCCACTCCGCCGAGGACCGCAAGCACCGCGAGTCCGACCTGCCGTGA
- a CDS encoding undecaprenyl diphosphate synthase family protein, producing MGLYDRYLAMRVRRSDADLPETVALVITERDLLGDGAYRTLERFFDWAVQYGTDTVVVYVSVLDEEAIPTLQRELESVTAPREIAVRVPDDETTADAPIQISIGLGGQSEFATAVQKLAEDVDAGSLDPNDIDEAAVEEHLVFPTDPDLVIKTGAERLSDFMIWQSVYSELYFTDVNWQNFRLRDYLRALRDYQERQRRFGR from the coding sequence GTGGGACTATACGACCGATATCTCGCGATGCGCGTTCGGCGCAGCGACGCCGACCTGCCCGAGACGGTCGCGCTGGTGATCACCGAGCGGGACCTCCTGGGAGACGGTGCATACCGGACCTTAGAGCGATTCTTCGACTGGGCCGTTCAGTACGGCACCGATACCGTCGTCGTCTACGTGAGTGTCCTCGACGAGGAAGCGATCCCGACGCTGCAGCGTGAACTCGAAAGTGTCACCGCGCCACGGGAGATAGCGGTCAGAGTACCGGACGACGAGACGACGGCCGACGCCCCGATCCAGATTTCCATCGGCCTCGGCGGACAGTCGGAGTTCGCGACGGCCGTCCAGAAGCTCGCGGAAGACGTCGATGCAGGCTCACTCGACCCGAACGATATCGACGAGGCCGCGGTCGAGGAGCATCTCGTCTTCCCGACCGACCCGGATCTGGTTATCAAGACCGGGGCCGAACGGCTCTCGGATTTCATGATCTGGCAGTCCGTGTATTCGGAGCTGTATTTCACTGACGTGAACTGGCAGAACTTCCGGCTTCGGGATTACTTGCGGGCGTTGCGGGATTATCAGGAGCGACAGCGGCGCTTTGGCCGCTAG
- a CDS encoding sugar phosphate isomerase/epimerase family protein — MQTAIQLWTLRELREPLSDVLDRISAAGYDGVEFAGIGDPGASRRALDEAGLGIAGVHVQLEDLQSDPRTVGNQTRTLDAPYIVLPYLDDDHFASERAVESTATLLGMLDTEFDRPLLYHNHDHEFVPLGDGTAFDALVDRTTIDFEFDAGWAHAAGQDPAALIRRLDGRVPVVHLKDMTEEGEPTALGDGVVPLQAVVEAAREAGTEWLVFEHDDPEDPVDAIQAGIGGMRPLLE, encoded by the coding sequence ATGCAGACAGCGATCCAGCTCTGGACGCTCCGGGAACTCCGGGAGCCGCTATCGGACGTGCTCGACCGCATCAGCGCCGCCGGCTACGACGGCGTGGAGTTCGCCGGCATCGGCGACCCGGGCGCATCCCGACGTGCGCTCGACGAGGCGGGGCTCGGTATCGCCGGCGTCCACGTCCAACTGGAGGACCTGCAGTCCGACCCGCGCACTGTTGGCAATCAGACTCGAACACTCGACGCGCCGTACATCGTCCTTCCGTATCTCGATGACGACCACTTCGCGAGCGAGCGCGCCGTCGAGTCGACCGCGACGCTGCTCGGGATGCTCGACACGGAGTTCGACCGACCCCTGCTGTATCACAACCACGACCACGAGTTCGTCCCGCTCGGCGATGGCACCGCCTTCGACGCGCTCGTCGACCGGACGACGATCGACTTCGAGTTCGACGCCGGCTGGGCGCACGCGGCGGGTCAAGACCCTGCCGCCCTGATTCGGCGACTCGACGGGCGCGTTCCCGTCGTCCACCTCAAAGACATGACCGAGGAGGGGGAGCCGACCGCCCTCGGTGACGGCGTTGTACCGCTCCAGGCGGTGGTGGAGGCGGCCCGCGAGGCCGGGACTGAATGGCTCGTTTTCGAACACGACGACCCCGAGGACCCGGTCGACGCCATCCAGGCGGGTATCGGCGGTATGCGCCCGTTGCTGGAGTGA
- a CDS encoding tRNA-binding protein, translating into MGFTETEIDPARFLEDVEMRIGEIVDVEPFPEARKDVYKLDVDFGDETRQSAAGLTDVYDPEDLLGSQVVAVVNLGTVSIAGFESECLVTGVDSTDGVVHLTPEREVEPGTRVY; encoded by the coding sequence ATGGGATTCACTGAAACGGAGATCGACCCCGCGCGGTTCCTCGAAGACGTAGAGATGCGTATCGGCGAAATCGTCGACGTCGAACCGTTCCCCGAAGCCCGCAAGGACGTGTACAAACTCGACGTGGATTTCGGCGACGAGACGCGCCAGTCCGCCGCGGGACTGACCGACGTGTACGACCCGGAGGACCTGCTCGGCTCGCAGGTCGTCGCTGTCGTCAACCTCGGAACGGTCTCCATCGCCGGCTTCGAGAGCGAGTGCCTGGTCACCGGCGTCGACAGCACGGACGGTGTCGTCCACCTGACGCCCGAGCGGGAGGTCGAACCCGGGACGCGCGTGTATTGA
- a CDS encoding GNAT family N-acetyltransferase: protein MIREARPEDEVRLRAIQTDALDEPWPELLGVGIDGPPLVLVLDIGEPLGYALVVPDHPVAYLAEFAITPGKQGQGLGTTLMHGLLDRLRTGGFETARLTARADDERARSFYDGFGFSVADELPDHYDDGDGVLLVREL from the coding sequence ATGATCCGCGAGGCTCGCCCCGAAGACGAGGTCCGTCTCCGGGCGATCCAGACGGACGCGCTCGACGAGCCGTGGCCGGAGCTCCTCGGCGTCGGAATCGACGGCCCGCCGCTCGTGCTGGTCCTCGATATCGGCGAACCGCTCGGCTACGCGCTTGTCGTGCCGGACCACCCGGTCGCGTACCTGGCGGAGTTCGCCATCACGCCCGGCAAACAGGGGCAGGGCCTCGGGACGACACTTATGCACGGGCTTCTGGACAGGCTCCGGACTGGTGGGTTCGAAACAGCGAGACTCACCGCGCGCGCTGACGACGAGCGAGCGCGCTCCTTCTACGACGGGTTCGGGTTCTCGGTCGCCGACGAGCTACCCGACCACTACGACGACGGCGACGGCGTGTTGCTCGTTCGCGAACTCTAG
- a CDS encoding DUF92 domain-containing protein translates to MTGTVRRAGAFAAVGTLAVAVPAATGFRSLELATVAAIAPFVLVAALGVTVIGQDSRLFDLFARPGDYEDGKLYGLAAFSLAAAGLALLAVRFSLPVPVFVGVVVIVAYGNLGQRLAYTVRSDEVVATAGFVLVGFVAGVAGQVAGTRIQAAVGEGAAAVDIPLVLFLAASGAFVAALLRSVLFERDDPLVMLTVGLLLWLFFELDPSVTAQRVVIALAVTVLLGYLSYALDTASLPGMLTGVLLSFLTIVLGGFGWFAMLISFFALGGLSTKFRYEEKLDRGIAEENEGARGSGNVLANSIVALFAVVAAAASPSHIAVDPLLFFYAFAGAVAAAMTDTFSSEFGGLYDNPRLITTLKPVEPGTDGGVTWQGVAAGAIGAGIIAGIAALTQDISTVGSGVILLCGLVGMTVDSLLGATVEGSVVGNQGVNMLATLAAALTGAGVVLTAGLL, encoded by the coding sequence GTGACTGGCACAGTCCGTCGGGCAGGCGCGTTCGCCGCCGTGGGGACCCTCGCGGTCGCCGTCCCGGCCGCAACGGGCTTTCGCTCGCTCGAACTCGCGACTGTCGCCGCTATCGCACCCTTCGTCCTCGTCGCCGCGCTCGGCGTGACGGTCATCGGGCAGGACTCGCGGCTGTTCGACCTGTTCGCCCGTCCCGGCGACTACGAGGACGGGAAACTGTACGGCCTGGCGGCCTTCTCGCTTGCCGCCGCCGGGCTCGCGCTGCTTGCCGTCCGATTCAGTCTACCGGTGCCGGTGTTCGTCGGCGTCGTCGTCATCGTCGCCTACGGGAACCTCGGCCAGCGACTCGCCTACACCGTCCGCTCCGACGAGGTGGTCGCAACCGCAGGCTTCGTGCTCGTCGGCTTCGTCGCCGGCGTCGCGGGACAGGTGGCGGGAACGCGGATTCAGGCCGCCGTCGGCGAGGGAGCGGCCGCCGTCGACATTCCACTCGTGCTGTTTCTCGCCGCCAGCGGCGCGTTCGTCGCTGCCCTGCTTCGCTCGGTCCTGTTCGAACGGGACGACCCGCTGGTGATGCTCACGGTGGGACTGCTGCTGTGGCTGTTTTTCGAACTCGACCCGTCGGTGACTGCACAGCGCGTCGTCATCGCGCTCGCCGTGACAGTACTGCTCGGCTATCTCTCCTACGCGCTCGACACGGCGTCCCTCCCGGGGATGCTCACCGGCGTTCTCCTCTCGTTTTTGACCATCGTTCTCGGCGGTTTCGGCTGGTTCGCCATGCTGATTTCCTTTTTCGCGCTCGGTGGCCTCTCGACGAAGTTCCGCTACGAGGAGAAACTGGACCGCGGCATCGCCGAGGAGAACGAGGGCGCACGCGGGAGCGGGAACGTGCTCGCGAACTCCATCGTCGCGCTGTTCGCCGTCGTCGCCGCGGCGGCGAGTCCGAGCCACATCGCCGTCGACCCGCTGCTGTTCTTCTATGCCTTCGCCGGGGCCGTCGCCGCCGCGATGACCGACACGTTCTCCAGTGAGTTCGGCGGGCTCTACGACAACCCGCGACTCATTACGACGCTCAAACCCGTCGAGCCGGGCACTGACGGCGGCGTCACCTGGCAGGGCGTGGCCGCCGGGGCCATCGGGGCAGGCATCATCGCTGGCATCGCCGCGCTCACGCAGGACATCAGTACAGTCGGTAGCGGCGTCATCCTCCTCTGTGGGCTGGTCGGCATGACCGTCGACAGCCTGCTGGGTGCGACTGTCGAGGGCTCGGTCGTCGGCAATCAGGGCGTCAATATGCTCGCAACCCTGGCGGCCGCGCTGACCGGCGCTGGCGTCGTGCTGACCGCCGGCCTCCTATGA
- the dnaG gene encoding DNA primase DnaG produces MQDTAKYLIHADITAAGVVERSDVVGAVFGQTEGLLGDELDLRDLQDSKKVGRIDVEIRSEGGQSFGEITVASGLDRVETAILAAALETIEQVGPCRAEIEVSEIEDVRSAKRREVVERATELLNDFEEKSIQTADIVETVRQQVRVADVTDYEGLPAGPRVADSDAIVVVEGRSDVMQLLKYGIKNAVAVEGTDVPDAIADLTAGRTVTSFLDGDRGGDLILKELAQVGDVDYVAVTPTGKSVEDLSRSEVMSALRDKVPYETVASAKSLDSIREEMSHPEESTTADGGAVAAATSEDTADSQPAPAPQAGSAQAETTEGATSVADNSNATAVADATADEESTESGDGPTIPSLSDHIEAVIQNHSGTARLVDEDATLLAEGDADTVVSLLAAAEAVPKTVVIDADCTQKLLDVAAQRGVDVVVAAGHGEYVKQPTAVQVRIED; encoded by the coding sequence ATGCAAGACACGGCGAAATATCTGATACATGCCGACATCACGGCGGCGGGAGTCGTCGAGCGGAGCGACGTCGTCGGCGCGGTGTTCGGCCAGACGGAAGGGCTACTCGGCGACGAACTGGACCTGCGGGACCTGCAGGACTCGAAGAAGGTCGGCCGCATCGACGTGGAGATACGCTCCGAAGGCGGACAGTCCTTCGGCGAGATCACCGTCGCGAGCGGTCTCGACAGAGTCGAGACAGCGATCCTCGCCGCAGCACTGGAGACCATCGAACAGGTGGGGCCGTGTCGCGCCGAAATCGAGGTCTCAGAGATAGAGGACGTACGCAGCGCCAAGCGGCGCGAAGTCGTCGAGCGCGCGACGGAACTCCTGAACGACTTCGAGGAGAAGTCGATCCAGACCGCGGACATCGTCGAGACGGTCAGACAGCAGGTCCGGGTCGCCGACGTGACCGACTACGAGGGACTCCCGGCCGGCCCGCGGGTGGCCGACTCCGACGCGATTGTCGTCGTCGAGGGTCGCTCGGACGTGATGCAACTGCTCAAATACGGCATCAAAAACGCCGTCGCAGTCGAGGGAACGGACGTCCCCGACGCCATTGCGGACCTGACGGCCGGCCGGACGGTGACCTCGTTCCTCGACGGCGACCGCGGCGGGGACCTCATTCTGAAGGAACTCGCGCAGGTCGGCGACGTGGACTATGTCGCCGTCACGCCTACCGGCAAGTCCGTCGAGGACCTCTCACGCAGCGAGGTGATGTCGGCGCTGCGGGACAAGGTTCCCTACGAGACGGTCGCAAGCGCCAAGAGCCTCGACAGCATCCGCGAGGAGATGTCCCATCCCGAGGAGTCGACGACCGCTGACGGCGGTGCCGTGGCGGCCGCGACGTCGGAGGACACCGCAGACAGCCAGCCCGCGCCCGCTCCGCAGGCCGGGTCGGCGCAGGCCGAAACGACCGAGGGGGCGACGAGTGTCGCGGACAACTCGAACGCAACCGCTGTGGCGGATGCCACAGCCGACGAGGAGTCGACCGAAAGCGGCGACGGACCGACCATCCCCTCGCTTTCGGACCACATCGAGGCCGTCATTCAGAACCACAGCGGGACGGCCAGGCTGGTCGACGAGGACGCGACGCTGCTCGCTGAAGGCGATGCTGATACCGTCGTCTCGCTGCTTGCAGCCGCTGAGGCCGTTCCCAAGACCGTCGTCATCGATGCCGACTGCACGCAGAAGCTCCTCGATGTCGCCGCCCAGCGCGGCGTCGATGTTGTCGTCGCCGCCGGCCACGGCGAGTACGTCAAACAGCCGACGGCCGTACAGGTTCGCATCGAGGACTAG
- a CDS encoding sodium:solute symporter family protein codes for MADTALQLGIVGAYMVVALAVGAVAYRLTERTAEDYYLASRTLGTVVLLFTTFATLLSAFTFFGGPNLAFSAGPEWILVMGLMDGIIFAVLWYVLGYKQWLVGKRHGYVTLGEMLGDRFGSTALRVVVAAVSLVWLFPYVMLQQKGAGQAIVGLTNGAVPFWVGAGGITLFMIAYVALSGMRGVAWTDTLQGLFMLSLIWVAVAWVLSAVGGAGEATALLASEKPAFVGLGGGLYTPQYIISTAVSIAFGVTMFPQINQRFFAAGSKKVLKRTFALWPVLVLLLFVPAFMLGAWAAGLGITVPEGGNVIPALLGEYTPTWFTALVIAGAMAAMMSSSDSMLLSGSSYLTRDLYRPLTGRDDASDEATDRREALVARLGVVAFATLSFIASLYTPGTLVQIGDTAFSGFAQLTVPVALALYWQGTTRTGMYAGVVGSQVFYGLHVFPVIATVGGLVGLDVALPTAYLGWTPGIVGILVGLVLTVAVSLVTAPAATENRTAYAVTGIESD; via the coding sequence GTGGCCGATACTGCGCTCCAGTTGGGTATCGTCGGCGCGTACATGGTCGTCGCGCTCGCGGTGGGCGCAGTCGCCTACCGGCTCACCGAGCGCACCGCCGAGGACTACTACCTCGCAAGCCGGACGCTCGGCACGGTCGTGCTGTTGTTTACCACCTTCGCGACGCTACTGTCGGCGTTTACCTTCTTCGGCGGCCCGAACCTCGCGTTCAGCGCCGGCCCCGAGTGGATTCTCGTGATGGGGCTGATGGACGGCATCATCTTCGCCGTCCTCTGGTACGTGCTGGGATACAAGCAGTGGCTGGTCGGCAAGCGCCACGGCTACGTGACGCTCGGCGAGATGCTGGGCGACCGGTTCGGGTCGACGGCGCTCCGCGTTGTCGTCGCCGCTGTGAGCCTCGTCTGGCTGTTCCCGTACGTGATGCTCCAGCAGAAGGGGGCCGGCCAGGCCATCGTCGGCCTCACGAACGGCGCGGTTCCGTTCTGGGTCGGAGCCGGCGGCATCACGCTGTTCATGATCGCCTACGTCGCGCTCTCGGGCATGCGCGGCGTCGCCTGGACAGACACGCTTCAGGGGCTGTTCATGCTCTCGCTGATCTGGGTCGCCGTCGCCTGGGTCCTGTCGGCCGTCGGCGGCGCGGGTGAGGCGACGGCCCTGCTGGCGTCCGAAAAGCCGGCGTTTGTCGGTCTCGGCGGCGGCCTCTACACGCCGCAGTACATCATCTCGACCGCAGTCAGTATCGCCTTCGGCGTGACGATGTTCCCGCAGATCAATCAGCGCTTCTTCGCCGCCGGCTCGAAGAAGGTGCTCAAGCGCACGTTCGCGCTCTGGCCGGTACTGGTCCTGCTCCTGTTCGTCCCGGCGTTCATGCTGGGGGCGTGGGCGGCCGGGCTTGGTATCACCGTCCCAGAGGGCGGCAACGTCATCCCGGCGCTGCTGGGCGAGTACACGCCGACGTGGTTCACCGCGCTGGTCATCGCCGGCGCGATGGCCGCGATGATGTCCTCCAGCGACTCGATGTTGCTTTCGGGGTCGTCGTACCTCACCCGTGACCTCTACCGGCCGCTGACCGGCCGCGACGATGCCAGCGACGAGGCGACCGACCGTCGCGAGGCGCTCGTCGCCCGCCTCGGTGTGGTCGCTTTCGCCACCCTCTCGTTCATTGCGAGCCTCTACACGCCGGGGACACTGGTCCAGATTGGTGACACCGCCTTCAGCGGCTTCGCCCAGCTAACTGTCCCAGTCGCGCTGGCGCTGTACTGGCAGGGAACCACACGCACCGGGATGTACGCCGGCGTGGTGGGTAGTCAGGTGTTCTACGGCCTGCATGTCTTCCCGGTCATTGCGACGGTTGGGGGACTGGTCGGCCTCGACGTCGCCCTGCCGACAGCGTACCTGGGCTGGACGCCCGGCATCGTCGGCATTCTGGTCGGTCTCGTGTTGACAGTCGCCGTCTCGCTGGTGACTGCCCCCGCCGCGACCGAGAATCGCACTGCCTACGCCGTCACCGGTATCGAAAGCGACTGA
- a CDS encoding DUF3311 domain-containing protein: MSTVRAAGWTVVALVLMALAVPWFLWDTSTVAAGLPVWLWWHVGWMALASVVFAVFARTDWGLGVEEVN, translated from the coding sequence ATGAGTACGGTCAGGGCCGCTGGGTGGACAGTCGTCGCGCTCGTGTTGATGGCGCTGGCAGTGCCGTGGTTCCTCTGGGACACCAGCACGGTCGCGGCCGGGCTGCCCGTATGGCTGTGGTGGCACGTTGGATGGATGGCGCTTGCGAGCGTCGTCTTTGCTGTCTTTGCGCGCACCGACTGGGGCCTCGGCGTCGAAGAGGTGAACTGA